A region of the Chryseobacterium cucumeris genome:
CTTGATGGCTTCTTCAGCTTTTGCTTTTTCTGCATCATCTTTATAGTAAATAACAGAACGGTACTGGGTTCCGATATCATTTCCCTGTCTGTTCAATTGAGTAGGATCATGAAGGAAGAAAAACACATCCATCAGCTGTTCATAAGAAATAACTGACGGATCATAAGTAATCTGTACCACTTCCGCATGTCCGGTTTCTCCTGTACAGACTTCCTGATAAGTCGGATTGTCTTTATGTCCACCTGAATATCCTGAAATAGCAGATTGTACCCCTTTCAGCATATTGAAACAGCTCTCCACGCACCAGAAACATCCGCCTCCGAAAGTAATCTGTTCTAAATTATTATTGTCCATTGTAGGTAATTATATTGTTTTATGATCTCTTCCTTTATCCGGAAAAGCAGATCAAAAATAGGAAAAACTTTTTCATTTAAATACGATTTTACGTCTGAAACGTAAATTACGATGATAGATGTGACAAATGGTTTCAAAACACAAATAAGACCAATGTTTTCACAAATAGCCACAAGAAAATACAGGATAATCATCTGTAAAAATCCGAGCGATCTGTGGGAAATACTTTCACTACAAGATGTGAATGGCAGATATCCGGAACATTTTAAAGCAGCTGGTATTAGCGATGTCATGCTGAGCTTTGTCGAAGCATATTAATTGCGCTAATTTAATCTTAAACACAAATAAGACCAATGTTTTCACAAATCACCACAAGAAAATACAGAATAGTCATCTGTGAAAATCTGTGCGATCTTTGGGAAAAACAAAAAAAGCACCCTAAAAGGATGCTCTGAATTATTTACAATAGCGTTCAGTTATTTTTCCCAAACCAAAGCACTTGCCCCAAGAATGGCAGCATCTGCTTCGTCAAGCTCACTGAATACCAGTTTTACCTTATTTCTGAAAATAGGAAGAAGGTTTCTTTCCATATGCAGTTTAGCAGGCTTTAAGATAAAATCTCCCGCTTTGATTACTCCTCCAAACAGAAGAATAGCTTCCGGTGAAGAGAACATAACAAAATTAGCCAGGGCTTCACCCAGTTTCTGACCTGTATATCTGAAAACCTCAATCGCAATAGGATCTTCCTTGATAGCACATTCGTATACTGTTTTAGAATTGATCGCATCTTCAGGATATTGGTTCAACATGGATTCCGGGAATTCTGCCCTCATTTTTTTGGCTGTAATGGTAATTCCCGTAGCAGAAGCATAGGCTTCCAGACTTCCTTCTGATCCCGTGCTCCAGTGCTTTCTACCACCAGGTTTTACAATCGTATGACCCAATTCTCCGGCAAACCCGTCATGTCCATAGATTAAACTTCCATTGGCAATGATTCCGCTGCCTACCCCTGTTCCCAGTGTAATCATGATGAAATCCTTCATTCCTCTTGCTGCTCCGAAAAGCATTTCTCCAAGAGCTGCCGCATTGGCATCATTGGTTACTGTACAAGGCAGACTGAATTTTGCCGTCATCAGTTCAGCGAAAGGAATAACGCCTTTCCAGGGAAGGTTAGGAGCCAGTTCTATCGTTCCTTTGTAGTAGTTTGCATTAGGTGCGCCTACTCCAATTCCGTCAAAGTGTGCTTCAGTTCCATACTTTTCCATCATTGGATAAACATGTTCATATAAAGCATCAATGAAATCCTCAACTTTGTCATAAGCATCGGTTCTCAGGTTTCCTTTATCCAGAACTTCACCACGGTGGTTTACGATTCCGAATTTAGTATTGGTTCCGCCGATGTCAACTCCAAGGGCAACTTGTTTTGATAAATCTATTAATGACATTTCTATTATTAAATTCTAGGCGCTAAAATTATAAAAAAGATTGTATTAATGGATTATTAATAGGGTTTTATTTAATATGTTAAACCGTTTTTACTGTTTTTTTCTTTTTTCTGCCCCACCAGATCATAAATCCGGTAACCGGAAGCGAGGCACAAATGATACTTACAATAAATGCAATGATCTTGGTAGGAAGTCCCAGAATAGCACCTACGTGAATATCATAATTGGCGTTCACAACCTTTTCTCCGAAGTTTTTGTCTTTCGGGTCATGAGTGTGCAGCAATTCCCCTGAGTTTTCATCAAAGATTAAGCTGCTGCTTTTATGGTACGAATAAGAAAGATGCTTTACGTATACTTCAAAGTTGGGGTGCTCGTGGTCATCCATATGCGGATGTCCTAAATCAATGGCGAAACCATAAGATTCAGGATATTTTGTCTGTACTGTATTGATGATTTTATCCAGTGTTCCTTCTGTTCTCAATTCGATAGGTGCCTTTGTTTTAATATGTGAGAAGTCGGGATATTTTGTTTCTCCACCGGAAAATATCACATAGATCATCGCCTGCACCACAAAGAATGCATAGAAAAGTCCGGTGATGGAAAAGACCAGAGCAAAGATCGATGCGTAAAATCCCAGTACATTATGAAGGTCGTAGTTTTTTCGCTTCCAGCTTTTAATATTTTTCCATTTGAAGGCAAAACGCTGTTTTCTGGCTGCTTTGTTCTTGGGCCACCATAGAATGATCCCGGAGATCAGCATGATAATAAAAATAATAACAGGAATTCCCACTACATAAGTTCCCCAGTCCTGTTTCAAGAGGTAGCTCCAGTGGATCATTTTTACAATATTGAAGAATCCGTATTTCTCATCATAGACTCTCAGTACTTTTCCGGTGTATGGGTTTACATAAGCCTGTTTATAAATGGGAAATTCATCAAAATAGTTCCAGGCATCCGTATTATGTTCATACCAGAAGAACATATAGGACATTTTTTTATCAATAGGAACATTTACCCAGTGGATAGGGTATTTCTCTTTTATCTGTTCCGCAACAGCCTTTTCCATTACTCTGATGGGAAGGACCTGTTTCTGCTCTATATTTTGCTCGTGATGGTAGATGACATCTTTTCGGGTGATATTTTCCACTTCATCCTTAAAAACGTACAATGCTCCGGTAATAGAGATAATAAAGATCAGAAATCCTATTCCCAATCCGAACCACAGATGCAGTTTGGCAGACCATTTCTTAATGAACCCCGGCTTCTTTTTATGATGATGTTTTTTCTTCATATAACAATAAAAGTAAAGCAAATATATGCTTTACTTTTTATTTAGTTTAATTAAAATCTGTATTCAACCATGAATGTTCCTCTCAGTCCAAGAGCATTGGTAAAATCACTGTCTCTTGCTGTCCACCATGAAATGGCAGGCTGGTACAGTTTGTTGAAAATGTTTTCAATACCTAATGATACTCTCCAGTTGTTGTTAACCTCATAACTGGATTTGAAATTGAAAACAGTATACTCAGGTACATATCCTTCACCATAAGCATACAATCCTGTCTTGGCATTAGGTTCAAATCTGTTTTGCTGGAAAGAGTGAAGCATATCAAGACCAACGGATAAAGCTGGAACAGGTCTGGCCTGAACATATGCCAATACTTTAGGGGCAGAAATTCTGCTGTTGTTGATCTTTGTTGAATAATCACCGTCATCTTTTACAGAAGTAATTCCTTCCATCCAGCTGTAGCTTCCGCCAAACTGAATCCATTTTACCGGAGTAAAGTGTAAGAATCCTTCCACTCCGTACACGATTTCAGGAGATCGCTGAATCATTAATGCTCTGTCCGGACTTTGTACGAATGATGCTCCCAGTTTCGATGTGCTTACATAAGAAGTTAATTCATAATTCAACCAACTGGAAAGCTGTCCTGTTGCTCCCAATTCGTAATTATTAACGATGATCGGTTTCGTTTCCAGATTTTTGATCGTTTCAGAAGTTGAGGTTCTTAAAATTCTTCCTAACTCATTGATAGAGTAGGCCTGAGAGAAGCTACCAAAGAGGTTGATATAAGGCTCAATATTATAGCGGATACCAATATTTCCTACCAGTGCATTGTAGCTCAGTTTTCCACCTGCAACAGGAATACTTTTCGTGAAAGTTCCGTCACTTTTAAGGGTAGAAAGGGTATTGAAGTCATCTACATTTACTTTGATGTTTTCGTAACGAAGTCCTCCTTTGATGGTGAACTTTTTAAACAGATCTATTTTTGCCAGTACGAAAGGTGCAATATTGGTCATGTTCATATTGGGAGTCCAGAAACGTCCGTCTTCCAGTTTTTGTACCGTTTCATCATTCAGAATATCGGCTCCGTAGATAATTTCTCCCTGAGAATTGGCTGAGTTCCAAAGCTGGGTATCAAAATTGAATCTTGCTCCTGCCTTTTTTGAAATTACATTCGACTGCCCGCCGTTGAAAAAGGTGTCGCTGTAGCCGTAAACGGTTTTAAAATCCTGATAATAAAGGTTGATATTCAAAGACGTTCCTGCAAACAGGTTCTTGTTGTCGTAGCTTACTCTTATGTTGTGGTTTTTAGGAGTTCCCTGGGGAGTTGTTTCCAAACCTTTCCCAATTCCTTCACCAATCGTTGGCTTGATGCCGTATTTTCCTGTTTTTAATCCTACATTCAGATCTGATCTTGATGAATAGCCAATGTAAGAAGCCTCAATTCTCTGATTTTCGTTGATGTCATAACCTATTTTCAACAGTCCGTTGTAGTTGTCCATCTTCGCAATGCTATAGGTAGGACTTATCAAAACACCATCACCGTCTTTTGTATATCCTGTTCTTTCGTAGGCTAATGAAAGGGTATAATCAAACTTGTTGATCTTTCCGGATAAAAGCTGACTGGCTCTTACTCCTAAAGTACCTCCATAAGGCTGCCCTGTAAGCCCGATCTGTGAAATCCCGGAGATTTTTTTATCTGTTTTGCTTCTTTTTGTAATATAATTGATGATCCCTCCGTCTGCTCCGTTACCATAAATGGAAGAAGCTCCTTTGATTACCTCTATTCTTTCGATCGCTGAAGGGTCAATGGTTCTTAAATCTCTTGCTCCGTTACGAAGTGGGGTAGACTGTGGAATTCCATCAATCAAAACCAGAACCTGACGTCCTCTTAAGGTCTGTCCTGTATTGGATGTCTGTCCCGAATTGGTTCCTAAACTGGGAACGGTATACTGCAGGATGCTTGTGATATCTGAGTTAACGGTCAGCTGAGACTGAATCTGTTTCTCTCCTACCACCGTTACGGAGCTTGGAACTTCTTTTATGCTTTCCTTTTTTCTGGAAGCAGTCATGACAACCTCGTCTACATTTTTAGTTTGTAAACTATCTTTTACCTGAGCAAAAACAGTGGCAGTTCCTAAGCAGGCAGCTGATAAAAGCACTTTTTTCATTATATTTTCTTTCCTTTTTTCTTTCTTTTTCCCCACCAGACCAGAAATCCGGTTACAGGGAGCGATGTACATGTGAGGCCGGCTATAAACCAGATGACTTTTCCAATGATTCCGAAGTAGGAACCGGTATGGATGTCATAATTGGCGTTGGAATATTTCTCGGCAGTATTGAGATTGTGATGAGGTTTATTGGCGAGCAGTTTTCCGGAGTATTTGTCGAATGTCAGGATGTTTCTTTCACTGTATCTTCCATCCATCCCATAAACCGTTACCGGAAGATTCTTCAGTTCTTTTCCTTTTTTATTCTTTCCGTTCAAAGTAATTCTGAAGCTGGATGATTTTGCGTACAGCTTTTGAGTTTGTGTCGCAGCGAGATCAAAAACAGCTTCATTCTTTGCCATCAGAGAGTCCGGGGATTTTCTTTCTTTTTCCTTTGGCAGTTCCCATGAACCAGACAGTGCAAAAGTAAAAGTGTTTTTTACATAGGGATAGGCAAAATATAGTCCGGTAACACTCAGAAGCAGCGCAATAAATGATGCATAGAATCCAAGAACATTATGAAGATCATAGTTTTTACGCTTCCAGTTTTTTACATTTTCCCAATTGAACCAAAAACGTCCTTTTCTTGCATTTTTGTTTTTAGGCCACCATAAAATGATCCCTGTAATCAGCATAATGACGAAAATAACAGTTGGGATTCCTACAGTATACGGTCCCCATTCTGAATTAAGCAGAAGTCCCCAGTGGATATATTTCAGAATATTGAACACATCATACTTTTCATCATAAACTGCCAGGATTTGCCCGGTGTACTGATTCACATAGACTAGTTTGTTGATGTGTACCTGCTGAAAATAATTCCATCCCTTTTTGCTTTTGTCATAGTATTCAAACTGATAGGCTTTTGTTTTGTCTAAAGGAATTTCTACAGCACTTACGGGATATTTTTCATTAAGTTCCAGCGTAACTTTTTCACGAAGCAGATGAATAGACAATGGCTTTTTTCCGATATCCTCCTTTTTCAGGTAAATGGCTTCTTTGCGTAAGCTATTCTGTATTTCATCCTTAAAAACATATAAAGTCCCTGAAAGAGAGACTATAAATACAATGATTCCAACAGATAAACCCAGCCACAAATGCAGCTTTGCAGACCATTTTTTTGCGGGAGACACTTTCTTTTTATGATGATGCTTTTTTCTCATAGCAAAAAGTTAACCCCATGAGGGGCTAACCTTTGATTTTTTAAAATTTGTATGTAACAGATCCCAGTACATTGATTAACTTCTGTGGATTCGCTGTTGTATATCCAATCCAGTAATGCTGACTTGTAAAGTTGTCAACTTTTACTCCAACTCTGAATTTTCTGGCGTCGTAAAATGCATTGGCATTCATTACAAAATACTTAGGAAGAGTGAAAGTAGATACTCTGCTGGTTGCAGGATCTAATTGATTAAATATCTTGTTGGCATTAGCAAAATTTCCTCCTACTCCGAAACCAAGCCCTTTTAAATTTCCGTCCAGAAACTGGTAACTTGCGTTAAAATTAGCCAGCCATGGAGAACCTGCTGTAGCAGGTCTTAAGCCTGTAGCCATATCCGTAGTATCATTATAGGAAACACCACCTATTAAAGAGAATCCCTTGATTAAATATGCATTTACTTCCAATTCAACACCCTTACTTTGAATTTCACCTGCCTGAGTTTGTACTGATTTACCTGCCCCGGTATATTGTCCGGTAGCTACCAGCATATTTTTAACTCTGATATCATAATAACTTACGGAAGCATTAATTTTTCCATTGATCAGATTGGCTTTGAAACCTCCTTCAAACTGATTCGCTCTTTCCGGATCCGAAAGGGCTATACTTCCTGCAAGATCGGTGGTAAAATATCCGTTGCTTTTAAAACTGTTCTGATAATTTCCAAAAATTGAAAATTTGTCTTTAATAATCTGGTAAACTACACCAGCCTTAGGAGACCATGCAGATTGATTATAAGGGTCTACCGTGGACATAAAATATTTACCTTCCTTTGCATTATTGTTTTCATATCGGAGCCCCAATACAATGTTTAATCCTGAAAGTGGAGTAAAAACGTTGGAAATATATCCACTGTAAGTATTAAGATCTCCATCACTATCAAAATGCCCAACCTTGTTTGGGTCATTATATAAATCACCTAATGTAGTTCCGTTAAAACCAGAATAATCACCACCATTAGCCGGTACACTATCAAAATTTCCGCTCGCTAAATAAATATATCTTGATCTGTCTTTTGTTTTCAGATAATCAAAACCAGCTACGGTTCTGTTTCTCATTCCATTCCCGAAAGTGAAGTCAAAGTTAAAATTCTGCTGTATCTGGAAATATGATTTTCTACTATCTCTGGTCGCCTGGTCATTTCTGTCCACAAGAAGATTATTGCTGGCATCTACTCTTGCAGCGAAATAAGGTCCGAAACCATCTGAGTAACTGCTCGAAGAGTTGATGTTGGTAGATGATTTAATATGCTCGTTGATCTTATAATTTACCTGACCGAAGATATTATTTACTCTTGCCGTAGTATAGAGGTCATTTCCAAGATAAGATTCTCTGTAATTAAGTCCCTTTTTTTCAAGGTCTTTCATATTATCAATTCCTCCAAGGTTTTCAGGTGTCAGATAAAAGAAGAAAGGTTCACCAACCGCTCTGGTGTTGAACATTTCATATTCAACATTGAACTGAAGTTTATCATTTACATTATAAGTTAAAGATGGAGCAAAGGCAAAATAGGTGTTTTTAGCATCCGTTTTCTGAAATGTTCCTTCGTTTGTATAAGCTGTATTGATTCTGAAAAGCAGTTTATTATCTTTTGTAAGTGGAGCGTTGATGTCGGCTTGTGCTCTGTAAGTATTGTAACTCCCTCCAAAAAGACTTACCTGTCCTTCGAATCTTTCATATGGTTTTTTCGTAATTCGGTTAATTAAACCACCATAAGAAGCAACATTACTTCCGTATAAAGTTCCGGAAGGTCCTTTTAAAACCTCCAGTCTTTCAATATTAATGGCATCAATTGTAGTTGTAACCGGTGATACCAAACCGTTTCTCATTGAATTGTTGGAAGGGAAACCCCTTAAAACAATAAAAGAACCTCCGTCTCCGGCTCTGCTTGTTGCCGTCCACATTTTCTGAATCCCTGTAACATTTCTGTAGGCATCATCAACTGTAAAAATAGTCTGATTTTCTAAGACTGATCTGTTAATTGAGGAAAAAACCTGCGGATCTTCAATCGCTTTTAAAGGCATTTTGTTAGAATACTCACTATCTTTTTTGACATAGGTATTAATAATTACTTCATCAATATTTTTAGTGTTGGCAGAATCCTTTTTCTGAGCAAAAGTTAGTATAGAACCTAACATTGAGGCACAGATCAGTACATTTTTCATGAAACTCAAATTTTCTGCAAATATATTATTTTTAACTGTTCTAAATAAATAATAATATTGATATTTATCATAAAATTATTATATACTGAATAACAAAAAACCGCTATGGCCAATGCCAGAGCGGTTTTTAGATGATATTATTAAATTTTTCTTACGCTGGAATTTCTCCTTTATATAAGAAAGAAATAATTTCTTTGTTTAATTTATCGATCATTTCACTGAATAAGTGGAAAGATTCCTGCTTATAGATTACCAGTGGATCTTTCTGCTCATACACAGCTCCCTGTGATGATCTTCTCAAGTCGTCCATTTCACGAAGGTGAAGCTTCCAGTTTTCATCGATAATCGATAAAGTGATATTCTTTTCAAAATCATTCACTAAACTTTCACACTGAGTATCATATGCTTCTTTAAGATCAGCTACAATAGTCATTGTTTTGTGTCCGTCTGTGAAAGGAACCTGGATCATTTTGAACATTGAACCCTGATTTTGGTATACATTCTCAATGATAGGGAATGATTTTTCTTTCAACAGATTCAGCTTCATTCTATAATCCTCCTGAGCTGCTTTGAATAAGATATTGGTCAGATCCTGAACATTCTTATTATTAAAATCACTTTGTGAAACCGGAGATTCCATCGTAAATGTTTTAATGATTTCATATTCAAAATCTTTATAATTTCCTGAAGCTTTCCCTTTCGCAACGATAGAATTAGCTACATCAAAAATCATATTGGTGATGTCATACTTCAAGTGGTCTCCGAAAAGAGCATTCTTTCTTCTCTTGTAGATTACATCACGTTGTTTATTCATTACGTCATCATATTCAAGAAGTCTTTTTCTTGTTCCGAAGTTATTTTCTTCCACTTTCTTCTGAGCTCTTTCAATAGACTTACTGATCATAGAGTGCTGAATTACTTCTCCCTCTTTGTGACCCATTCTGTCCATCATTTTAGCAATTCTTTCAGAACCGAACAAACGCATTAAGTTATCTTCAAGAGATACATAGAACTGAGAACTTCCCGGATCTCCCTGACGTCCCGCTCTACCTCTTAGCTGTCTGTCAACACGTCTTGAATCGTGTCTTTCTGTACCGATGATGGCTAAACCTCCTGCATCTTTTACTTCTTTAGAAAGCTTAATATCGGTACCACGACCTGCCATGTTGGTTGCAATGGTTACAACTCCCGGCTGTCCTGCTCCAGCTACAATTTCCGCTTCTTTTTTGTGAAGCTTCGCGTTCAATACCTGGTGTGGGATCTTTCTTAATTGAAGTGCTTTTGATAGTAATTGAGAAATTTCAACAGAAGTCGTTCCTACAAGTACAGGTCTTTTCTGTGCTGTTAATTTTTCAATTTCTTCGATTACAGCATTATATTTTTCTCTGTTGGTTTTGAAAACCAAGTCTTGTTTGTCATGTCTTAAAATAGGACGGTTGGTAGGAATTACCACAACGTCTAATTTGTAGATTTCCCAAAGCTCTCCAGCTTCGGTTTCAGCAGTACCTGTCATCCCCGCAAGCTTGTTGTACATACGGAAATAGTTCTGAAGCGTGATGGTTGCAAAAGTTTGAGTAGCTGCCTCAATTTTTACATTCTCTTTCGCTTCAATTGCCTGGTGAAGACCGTCTGAATAACGACGTCCCTCCATAATACGTCCTGTCTGCTCATCAACGATTTTTACTTCACCATCAATCACCACATACTCATCATCTTTTTCAAATAGTGTGTAAGCTTTCAATAGCTGGCTCATCGTGTGAACTCGCTCAGATTTTTCGGCAAATTCAGCGAAAAGTTTTTCTTTAGCTTCGAATTCTTCTTCTTTGGAAAGATTTTTAGCTTCTACTTCAGCAATCTCAGTTCCGATATCCGGAAGTACGAAGAAGTTAGGATCAGAGTTTCCTTGAGACATGTATTCAACACCTTTGTCTGTAAGGTCAACCTGATTGTTTTTCTCCTCGATCACGAAGTAAAGATCTTTATCTACAATCGGCATATCACGGTTGTTGTCCTGCATGTATTGTGCTTCAACTTTCTGAAGCAATGCTCTGTTTCCGCTTTCCGATAAGAATTTGATTAATTGTCTGTTTTTTGGAAGACCTCTGTATGCCTGAAGTAATTTGAAACCACCTTCTTTTGTATTTCCTGCAGCGATTAATTTCTTCGCTTCATTGAAAATAGCAGAAACGGTTTTCTTTTGTACTTCAACAATTCTGTCGATAGAAGGCTTAAGAACATCAAACTCCTGTCTGTCTCCTTGAGGAACCGGACCTGAAATGATCAATGGCGTTCTTGCATCATCTACCAATACAGAGTCCACTTCATCCACGATAGCAAAGTTAAGTTCTCTTTGTACCAGTTCTGAAGGTGATGTCACCATGTTGTCTCTCAGATAATCGAAACCGAATTCGTTATTCGTTCCATAGGTAATATCCGAGTTGTATGCTTTTCTTCTTCCGTCCGAGTTCGGCTGGTGGTTATCAATACAATCGATAGACATACCGTGGAACTGATAAAGAGGTCCCATCCATGCCGAGTCTCTTTTTGCAAGATAATCGTTCACCGTTACAACGTGTACCCCTCTTTCAGGAAGTGAATTTAAATAAATAGGTAATGTTCCTACCAAAGTTTTACCTTCACCGGTTGCCATTTCGGCAATTTTACCACTGTGAAGAATAATCCCTCCGATAAACTGAACATCATAGTGGACCATATCCCAAACTACAGGAGTTCCGGCAGCGTCCCATGAGTTTTTCCAAACAGCTGTGTCTCCCTCAATACTGACGAAATCTTTCCCTGCAGCAGCCAGTTCTCTGTCCCAGTCACTAGCCGTTACACGGATTTCTCCATTCTGAGCCCATCTTCTTGCCGTTTCTTTGATCAATGCAAAAGCTTCGGGAAGAATCTGAACCAGAACTTTTTCTTCAATTTCGTAAGATTCTTTCTTTAAAGACTCAATTTTTGAGAAAAGAGCTTCTTTCTCGTCAACGTTGGTTGAATTTTTTATCTGCTCTTTTATCTGTTCTATTTGAGCGGTGATCTTGCTGGTTGCAGATTTTATATTCTCTTTAAACTCAGCCGTCTTTTGTCTCAACCCATCATCCGACAATTGTTGGATGTTAGGTTCTACTGCTCTGATTTTTGTTACAACTTTTTTTACTTCTTTTAGGTCCTGCG
Encoded here:
- the msrA gene encoding peptide-methionine (S)-S-oxide reductase MsrA, translated to MDNNNLEQITFGGGCFWCVESCFNMLKGVQSAISGYSGGHKDNPTYQEVCTGETGHAEVVQITYDPSVISYEQLMDVFFFLHDPTQLNRQGNDIGTQYRSVIYYKDDAEKAKAEEAIKVSQESGRWAGTYVTELTKFDKFWPAEQYHQGYYNENPTQPYCSAVVGPKIQKFKKHFGELGMLNAE
- a CDS encoding ROK family protein, translated to MSLIDLSKQVALGVDIGGTNTKFGIVNHRGEVLDKGNLRTDAYDKVEDFIDALYEHVYPMMEKYGTEAHFDGIGVGAPNANYYKGTIELAPNLPWKGVIPFAELMTAKFSLPCTVTNDANAAALGEMLFGAARGMKDFIMITLGTGVGSGIIANGSLIYGHDGFAGELGHTIVKPGGRKHWSTGSEGSLEAYASATGITITAKKMRAEFPESMLNQYPEDAINSKTVYECAIKEDPIAIEVFRYTGQKLGEALANFVMFSSPEAILLFGGVIKAGDFILKPAKLHMERNLLPIFRNKVKLVFSELDEADAAILGASALVWEK
- a CDS encoding PepSY-associated TM helix domain-containing protein, with amino-acid sequence MKKKHHHKKKPGFIKKWSAKLHLWFGLGIGFLIFIISITGALYVFKDEVENITRKDVIYHHEQNIEQKQVLPIRVMEKAVAEQIKEKYPIHWVNVPIDKKMSYMFFWYEHNTDAWNYFDEFPIYKQAYVNPYTGKVLRVYDEKYGFFNIVKMIHWSYLLKQDWGTYVVGIPVIIFIIMLISGIILWWPKNKAARKQRFAFKWKNIKSWKRKNYDLHNVLGFYASIFALVFSITGLFYAFFVVQAMIYVIFSGGETKYPDFSHIKTKAPIELRTEGTLDKIINTVQTKYPESYGFAIDLGHPHMDDHEHPNFEVYVKHLSYSYHKSSSLIFDENSGELLHTHDPKDKNFGEKVVNANYDIHVGAILGLPTKIIAFIVSIICASLPVTGFMIWWGRKKKKTVKTV
- a CDS encoding TonB-dependent receptor, which encodes MKKVLLSAACLGTATVFAQVKDSLQTKNVDEVVMTASRKKESIKEVPSSVTVVGEKQIQSQLTVNSDITSILQYTVPSLGTNSGQTSNTGQTLRGRQVLVLIDGIPQSTPLRNGARDLRTIDPSAIERIEVIKGASSIYGNGADGGIINYITKRSKTDKKISGISQIGLTGQPYGGTLGVRASQLLSGKINKFDYTLSLAYERTGYTKDGDGVLISPTYSIAKMDNYNGLLKIGYDINENQRIEASYIGYSSRSDLNVGLKTGKYGIKPTIGEGIGKGLETTPQGTPKNHNIRVSYDNKNLFAGTSLNINLYYQDFKTVYGYSDTFFNGGQSNVISKKAGARFNFDTQLWNSANSQGEIIYGADILNDETVQKLEDGRFWTPNMNMTNIAPFVLAKIDLFKKFTIKGGLRYENIKVNVDDFNTLSTLKSDGTFTKSIPVAGGKLSYNALVGNIGIRYNIEPYINLFGSFSQAYSINELGRILRTSTSETIKNLETKPIIVNNYELGATGQLSSWLNYELTSYVSTSKLGASFVQSPDRALMIQRSPEIVYGVEGFLHFTPVKWIQFGGSYSWMEGITSVKDDGDYSTKINNSRISAPKVLAYVQARPVPALSVGLDMLHSFQQNRFEPNAKTGLYAYGEGYVPEYTVFNFKSSYEVNNNWRVSLGIENIFNKLYQPAISWWTARDSDFTNALGLRGTFMVEYRF
- a CDS encoding PepSY-associated TM helix domain-containing protein, whose protein sequence is MRKKHHHKKKVSPAKKWSAKLHLWLGLSVGIIVFIVSLSGTLYVFKDEIQNSLRKEAIYLKKEDIGKKPLSIHLLREKVTLELNEKYPVSAVEIPLDKTKAYQFEYYDKSKKGWNYFQQVHINKLVYVNQYTGQILAVYDEKYDVFNILKYIHWGLLLNSEWGPYTVGIPTVIFVIMLITGIILWWPKNKNARKGRFWFNWENVKNWKRKNYDLHNVLGFYASFIALLLSVTGLYFAYPYVKNTFTFALSGSWELPKEKERKSPDSLMAKNEAVFDLAATQTQKLYAKSSSFRITLNGKNKKGKELKNLPVTVYGMDGRYSERNILTFDKYSGKLLANKPHHNLNTAEKYSNANYDIHTGSYFGIIGKVIWFIAGLTCTSLPVTGFLVWWGKRKKKGKKI
- a CDS encoding TonB-dependent siderophore receptor, whose translation is MKNVLICASMLGSILTFAQKKDSANTKNIDEVIINTYVKKDSEYSNKMPLKAIEDPQVFSSINRSVLENQTIFTVDDAYRNVTGIQKMWTATSRAGDGGSFIVLRGFPSNNSMRNGLVSPVTTTIDAINIERLEVLKGPSGTLYGSNVASYGGLINRITKKPYERFEGQVSLFGGSYNTYRAQADINAPLTKDNKLLFRINTAYTNEGTFQKTDAKNTYFAFAPSLTYNVNDKLQFNVEYEMFNTRAVGEPFFFYLTPENLGGIDNMKDLEKKGLNYRESYLGNDLYTTARVNNIFGQVNYKINEHIKSSTNINSSSSYSDGFGPYFAARVDASNNLLVDRNDQATRDSRKSYFQIQQNFNFDFTFGNGMRNRTVAGFDYLKTKDRSRYIYLASGNFDSVPANGGDYSGFNGTTLGDLYNDPNKVGHFDSDGDLNTYSGYISNVFTPLSGLNIVLGLRYENNNAKEGKYFMSTVDPYNQSAWSPKAGVVYQIIKDKFSIFGNYQNSFKSNGYFTTDLAGSIALSDPERANQFEGGFKANLINGKINASVSYYDIRVKNMLVATGQYTGAGKSVQTQAGEIQSKGVELEVNAYLIKGFSLIGGVSYNDTTDMATGLRPATAGSPWLANFNASYQFLDGNLKGLGFGVGGNFANANKIFNQLDPATSRVSTFTLPKYFVMNANAFYDARKFRVGVKVDNFTSQHYWIGYTTANPQKLINVLGSVTYKF